The following coding sequences are from one Streptomyces angustmyceticus window:
- a CDS encoding xanthine dehydrogenase family protein molybdopterin-binding subunit: MADKETRVATAPGRTPTNLTQGSQTKAGIGESTLRPDGTLKVTGEFAYSSDMWHEDMLWGYTLRSTTAHAEIRSIDTSEALATSGVYAVLTYDDLPTDVKNYGLEIQDTPVLAHGKVRHHGEPVALVAADHPETARRAAAKIKIDYAELPVVTDEASATAEGAPLVHENRTDHHIGHVPHPNIVHRQPIIRGDAAEAAKKADVIVSGEYVFGMQDQAFLGPESGLAVPGEDGGVDLYVATQWLHSDLRQIAPVLGLPEEKVRMTLSGVGGAFGGREDLSMQIHACLLALRTGKPVKIVYNRFESFFGHVHRHPAKLWYEHGATKDGKLTHLKCRIVLDGGAYASASPAVVGNASSLAVGPYVVDDVDIEAIALYSNNPPCGAMRGFGAVQACFAYEAQMDKVAKKLGMDPVEFRQLNAMEQGTIMPTGQPVDSPAPVAELLRRVKAMPLPPEQQWLTAGAGADVRALPGGLSNTTHGEGVVRGVGYAVGIKNVGFSEGFDDYSTARVRMEVVGGVPVATVHTAMAEVGQGGVTVHAQIARTELGVQQVTIQPADTRVGSAGSTSASRQTYVTGGAVKNACEHVREQVLDIGRRKFGTYHPAWATAELLLEGGKVVTDGGEVLAHLADVLEDEAVDLELEWRHRPTEPFDLHTGQGNGHVQYSFAAHRAVVEVDTELGLVKVIELACAQDVGKALNPLSVVGQIQGGTTQGLGVAVMEEIIVDPKTAKVRNPSFTDYLIPTILDTPTIPVDVLELADEHAPYGLRGIGEAPTLSSTPAVLAAIRNATGLELNKTPVRPEHLTGT; the protein is encoded by the coding sequence ATGGCCGACAAGGAGACCCGGGTCGCCACCGCGCCCGGCCGTACCCCGACGAACCTGACGCAGGGCAGCCAGACCAAGGCCGGCATCGGCGAGTCCACCCTGCGGCCCGACGGCACCCTCAAGGTGACCGGCGAGTTCGCCTACTCCTCGGACATGTGGCACGAGGACATGCTGTGGGGCTACACCCTGCGCTCCACCACCGCGCACGCCGAGATCCGGTCGATCGACACCTCCGAGGCGCTGGCGACCTCCGGCGTCTACGCCGTCCTGACCTACGACGACCTGCCCACCGACGTGAAGAACTACGGCCTGGAGATCCAGGACACGCCGGTTCTCGCGCACGGCAAGGTGCGCCACCACGGCGAGCCGGTGGCGCTGGTCGCCGCCGACCACCCGGAGACCGCGCGCCGCGCCGCCGCCAAGATCAAGATCGACTACGCCGAGCTGCCGGTCGTCACCGACGAGGCCTCCGCCACCGCCGAGGGCGCCCCGCTGGTCCACGAGAACCGCACCGACCACCACATCGGGCACGTACCGCACCCGAACATCGTCCACCGCCAGCCGATCATCCGCGGCGACGCCGCCGAGGCCGCGAAGAAGGCCGATGTCATCGTCTCCGGCGAGTACGTCTTCGGCATGCAGGACCAGGCGTTCCTCGGCCCGGAGTCCGGCCTCGCGGTACCCGGCGAGGACGGCGGCGTCGACCTCTACGTCGCCACCCAGTGGCTGCACTCCGACCTGCGTCAGATCGCCCCCGTCCTCGGCCTGCCCGAGGAGAAGGTGCGGATGACGCTCTCCGGCGTCGGCGGCGCCTTCGGCGGCCGCGAGGACCTGTCGATGCAGATCCACGCCTGCCTCCTGGCGCTGCGCACCGGCAAGCCCGTCAAGATCGTCTACAACCGCTTCGAGTCCTTCTTCGGGCACGTCCACCGGCACCCGGCCAAGCTCTGGTACGAGCACGGCGCCACCAAGGACGGCAAGCTCACCCACCTCAAGTGCCGCATCGTGCTGGACGGCGGCGCCTACGCGTCCGCCTCGCCCGCCGTCGTCGGCAACGCCTCCTCGCTCGCCGTCGGCCCGTACGTGGTCGACGACGTCGACATCGAGGCCATCGCGCTCTACTCCAACAACCCGCCCTGCGGGGCGATGCGCGGCTTCGGCGCCGTCCAGGCATGCTTCGCCTACGAGGCGCAGATGGACAAGGTCGCCAAGAAGCTGGGCATGGACCCGGTCGAGTTCCGGCAGCTCAACGCCATGGAACAGGGCACGATCATGCCGACCGGGCAGCCGGTCGACTCCCCGGCCCCGGTCGCCGAACTCCTGCGCCGCGTCAAGGCGATGCCGCTCCCGCCGGAGCAGCAGTGGCTGACGGCCGGGGCGGGCGCGGACGTCCGTGCGCTGCCCGGCGGGCTGTCCAACACCACCCACGGCGAGGGCGTGGTCCGCGGCGTCGGCTACGCCGTCGGCATCAAGAACGTCGGCTTCTCCGAGGGCTTCGACGACTACTCCACCGCCCGGGTGCGGATGGAGGTCGTCGGCGGGGTGCCGGTCGCCACCGTCCACACCGCGATGGCGGAGGTCGGCCAGGGCGGCGTCACCGTCCACGCCCAGATCGCCCGTACGGAGCTGGGGGTCCAGCAGGTCACCATCCAGCCCGCCGACACCCGGGTCGGCTCGGCCGGATCGACCTCCGCCTCCCGCCAGACCTACGTCACCGGTGGCGCCGTCAAGAACGCCTGTGAGCACGTCCGCGAGCAGGTCCTCGACATCGGCCGGCGCAAGTTCGGCACGTACCACCCCGCGTGGGCGACCGCCGAACTCCTGCTGGAGGGCGGCAAGGTCGTCACCGACGGCGGCGAGGTCCTCGCCCACCTGGCGGACGTCCTGGAGGACGAGGCGGTCGACCTGGAGCTGGAGTGGCGCCACCGCCCCACCGAGCCCTTCGACCTGCACACCGGCCAGGGCAACGGCCACGTCCAGTACTCCTTCGCGGCCCACCGCGCGGTCGTCGAGGTGGACACCGAACTCGGGCTGGTCAAGGTCATCGAGCTGGCCTGCGCCCAGGACGTCGGCAAGGCGCTCAACCCGCTGTCCGTCGTCGGCCAGATCCAGGGCGGCACCACCCAGGGCCTGGGCGTGGCGGTCATGGAGGAGATCATCGTCGACCCGAAGACCGCGAAGGTGCGCAACCCGTCCTTCACGGACTACCTCATCCCCACGATCCTCGACACCCCGACCATCCCGGTCGATGTGCTCGAACTCGCCGACGAGCACGCCCCGTACGGGCTGCGCGGCATCGGCGAGGCCCCCACCCTGTCGTCCACCCCGGCCGTCCTCGCGGCGATCCGGAACGCGACCGGGCTGGAACTCAACAAGACGCCGGTGCGGCCCGAACACCTCACCGGCACCTAG
- a CDS encoding FAD binding domain-containing protein encodes MDFLRPASWEEALAAKAEHPTAVPIAGGTDVMVEINFDHRRPEYLLDLNRIGELSEWEVGERTVRLGASVPYTKIMENLRAELPGLALASHTVASPQIRNRGGVGGNLGTASPAGDAHPALLAAGCEVEVESVRGRRMIPIDDFYTGVKRNAMEADELIRSVHLPKADGPQQFSKVGTRNAMVIAVCAFGIALHPETRTVRTGIGSAAPTPVRAREAEDFLAAALDEGGLWESGNPIPPSVAKQFAQLAAGACNPIDDVRGSAKYRRHAVGIMARRTLGWTWESYRGNERSAQCA; translated from the coding sequence ATGGACTTCCTTCGCCCCGCCAGCTGGGAGGAGGCGCTCGCCGCCAAGGCCGAGCACCCTACCGCTGTGCCTATCGCGGGGGGCACGGACGTGATGGTCGAGATCAACTTCGACCACCGCCGTCCCGAGTACCTGCTCGACCTGAACCGCATCGGTGAGCTGAGCGAGTGGGAGGTCGGCGAGAGGACCGTGCGCCTGGGCGCCTCCGTCCCGTACACCAAGATCATGGAGAACCTGCGGGCCGAACTCCCGGGCCTGGCCCTGGCATCGCACACGGTGGCCTCCCCGCAGATCCGCAACCGCGGCGGCGTCGGCGGCAACCTCGGGACCGCCTCCCCGGCCGGCGACGCGCACCCCGCGCTGCTCGCCGCCGGCTGCGAGGTCGAGGTGGAATCCGTGCGCGGCCGCCGGATGATCCCGATCGACGACTTCTACACCGGGGTCAAGCGCAACGCCATGGAGGCCGACGAGCTGATCCGCTCGGTGCACCTGCCCAAGGCGGACGGCCCGCAGCAGTTCTCCAAGGTCGGCACCCGCAACGCCATGGTGATCGCGGTCTGCGCCTTCGGCATCGCGCTGCACCCGGAGACCCGCACGGTGCGCACCGGCATCGGCTCCGCCGCGCCCACGCCCGTACGGGCCCGCGAGGCCGAGGACTTCCTCGCCGCGGCGCTGGACGAGGGTGGCTTGTGGGAGTCCGGCAACCCCATCCCGCCGTCCGTCGCCAAGCAGTTCGCGCAGCTCGCCGCCGGCGCCTGCAACCCGATCGACGATGTGCGCGGCAGCGCCAAGTACCGGCGGCACGCCGTCGGCATCATGGCGCGCCGCACCCTCGGCTGGACCTGGGAGTCCTACCGGGGCAACGAGAGGAGCGCACAGTGCGCGTGA
- a CDS encoding GntR family transcriptional regulator — translation MVLQTSGGTVREQGTAEQEPHARARVPEQAGPPVPRRHSVRGQVLAALRHALVGGELTPGEVYSAPGLAERYGVSATPVREAMQQLACEGAVEVVPNRGFRVAECSSRDLAELAEVRAMLEVPAVVRLARALPPERFEGLRPLAEAGVTAAARGDRVGYAEADHAFHDALMSLTGNRRLTEVTGDLLRRSQWPPADRPRRRTADLLADASEHTALLDALVAQEYAVAERITREHVSVARHPH, via the coding sequence ATGGTGCTTCAGACGTCAGGAGGAACCGTGAGGGAACAGGGCACGGCGGAACAGGAACCGCACGCCCGGGCACGGGTGCCCGAGCAGGCCGGTCCCCCCGTGCCCCGGCGGCACTCCGTGCGCGGCCAGGTGCTGGCCGCGCTGCGCCATGCGCTGGTCGGCGGGGAGCTGACCCCGGGCGAGGTCTACTCCGCACCCGGGCTCGCCGAGCGCTACGGCGTCTCCGCGACCCCGGTCCGCGAGGCCATGCAGCAGCTCGCCTGCGAGGGCGCCGTCGAGGTCGTGCCCAATCGCGGCTTCCGGGTCGCCGAGTGCAGCTCCCGGGACCTCGCCGAGCTGGCCGAGGTCCGGGCGATGCTGGAGGTGCCCGCGGTGGTCCGGCTGGCCCGGGCGCTGCCCCCCGAGCGCTTCGAGGGGCTGCGCCCGCTCGCCGAGGCGGGCGTCACGGCCGCGGCCCGCGGGGACCGGGTCGGCTACGCGGAGGCCGACCACGCCTTCCACGACGCCCTGATGTCGCTCACCGGCAACCGCAGGCTCACCGAGGTCACCGGTGACCTGCTGCGCCGCTCCCAGTGGCCGCCGGCCGACCGCCCCCGGAGGCGCACGGCCGACCTGCTGGCCGACGCCTCCGAGCACACGGCGCTGCTCGACGCCCTGGTCGCCCAGGAGTACGCGGTGGCCGAGCGGATCACCCGCGAGCACGTGTCGGTGGCCCGCCACCCGCACTGA
- a CDS encoding PucR family transcriptional regulator, whose translation MRLRALLDTPTLGLRLLGGEDELDRTVRGVMTTDLRDPSRYLSGGELVLTGLAWRREPDDSERFVRILATAGVAGLAAGEAELGSVPDDLVVACRRHRLPLFSVVEDVSFASITEHVVRQVSSERAGDLAAVVDRHRRLMTSGPTGGGPEVVLDLLGSDLDLRAWVLSPTGRQIAGSTLADSGPELSGELAARLAGEHLAAARTGRRGPHRVTLDSATFSLFPIRHEGRDLRQTLLSDWLLAVEADAGDWPDERLDLLHGVTQLIAVERDRRDAARTVRRRLAQEVLELVQTGAPPAEIAARLRVAAPVLLPGLGAAPHWQIVVARVEWADGDLPGGPVAQSLLEEMLVDPGTFGPEPSDRIAVAHTGDEAVALVPLPVPDEPADASITGLHADQLLSVVREPLSRGLADDGRLTVGVSAAVHSAEGLRGALEEARHARRVAAARTGRVCAAGHEELASHVLLLPFVPDDVRRAFTARLLDPLRDYDRKHRAELIPTLEAFLDCDGSWTRCASRLHLHVNTLRYRVGRIEQLTGRDLSRLEDKLDFFLALRMS comes from the coding sequence ATGCGGCTCCGCGCACTCCTGGACACTCCCACCCTGGGCCTTCGGCTGCTCGGGGGCGAGGACGAGCTGGACCGTACGGTACGCGGCGTGATGACCACCGACCTGCGCGACCCCAGCCGCTACCTCTCCGGCGGCGAACTGGTGCTGACGGGGCTCGCGTGGCGCCGGGAGCCCGACGACTCCGAACGGTTCGTCCGCATCCTGGCCACGGCCGGGGTCGCCGGACTCGCCGCGGGCGAGGCCGAGCTGGGCTCGGTCCCCGACGACCTCGTCGTGGCCTGCCGCCGGCACCGGCTGCCGCTGTTCTCCGTCGTCGAGGACGTCTCGTTCGCCTCCATCACCGAGCATGTCGTCCGCCAGGTCTCCAGCGAACGGGCGGGCGACCTGGCCGCCGTGGTGGACCGTCACCGGCGGCTGATGACCTCCGGCCCCACGGGCGGCGGCCCGGAGGTGGTCCTGGACCTGCTCGGCTCCGACCTGGACCTGCGGGCCTGGGTGCTCTCCCCCACCGGCCGGCAGATCGCGGGCTCGACGCTGGCGGACTCCGGGCCCGAGCTCTCCGGCGAACTCGCGGCCCGGCTCGCCGGCGAGCACCTGGCGGCGGCCCGCACGGGCCGCAGGGGCCCGCACCGCGTCACCCTGGACTCCGCCACCTTCTCCCTCTTCCCGATCCGCCACGAGGGCCGTGACCTGCGCCAGACGCTGCTGAGCGACTGGCTGCTGGCCGTCGAGGCGGACGCCGGCGACTGGCCCGACGAGCGGCTCGACCTGCTGCACGGGGTCACCCAGCTGATCGCCGTGGAGCGCGACCGGCGCGACGCGGCCCGCACCGTCCGCCGCCGGCTCGCCCAGGAGGTGCTGGAGCTCGTCCAGACCGGCGCTCCGCCCGCCGAGATCGCGGCCCGGCTGCGGGTGGCGGCCCCGGTGCTGCTGCCCGGACTGGGCGCCGCGCCGCACTGGCAGATCGTGGTGGCCAGGGTCGAGTGGGCGGACGGCGACCTGCCCGGCGGCCCGGTGGCGCAGAGCCTGCTGGAGGAGATGCTGGTCGACCCCGGCACCTTCGGCCCGGAGCCCTCCGACCGCATCGCCGTGGCGCACACCGGCGACGAGGCGGTGGCCCTGGTGCCGCTGCCCGTCCCGGACGAGCCCGCGGACGCCTCGATCACCGGTCTGCACGCCGACCAGCTGCTCTCCGTCGTCCGCGAACCGCTGAGCCGCGGGCTGGCCGACGACGGGCGGCTCACGGTCGGGGTGAGCGCCGCGGTGCACTCGGCGGAGGGGCTGCGCGGCGCCCTGGAGGAGGCCCGGCACGCCCGCAGGGTCGCCGCCGCCCGCACCGGCCGGGTCTGCGCCGCCGGCCACGAGGAGCTGGCCTCGCACGTCCTGCTGCTGCCGTTCGTGCCGGACGACGTCCGCCGGGCCTTCACCGCCCGCCTCCTGGACCCGCTGCGCGACTACGACCGCAAGCACCGCGCCGAGCTGATCCCCACCCTGGAGGCGTTCTTGGACTGCGACGGCTCCTGGACGCGCTGTGCCAGCCGCCTCCACCTGCACGTCAACACCCTCCGCTACCGCGTGGGCCGCATCGAGCAGCTCACCGGCCGCGACCTGTCCCGCCTGGAGGACAAGCTCGACTTCTTCCTGGCCCTGCGGATGAGCTGA
- a CDS encoding (2Fe-2S)-binding protein, with amino-acid sequence MTRAPAAPPSAHPLTAAYARLSAVFPGLRVTLWDAAPPSGDGWVCAAGLAAGGDSLESFLARNDARIVRDHGQRARPDVVASFALHRYAWPACLLITLPWFLHRRVPRLPVQDVSFQREPGRMAVRISAFACLPDDPAAALPGARVVPDEEALRAEVRAAVAAHLGPVLDGFRTRTRRGPRALWGMASDEIAEGLWHVGHLLGEEQRAVAALQLLLPGATAPYVGSAGFRELTGPCGEPLPTRDRASCCMYYTLRPADTCLTCPRTRDEERVRRLTGAG; translated from the coding sequence ATGACTCGTGCCCCCGCCGCCCCGCCTTCCGCCCACCCCCTCACCGCGGCCTACGCCCGGCTCTCCGCGGTCTTCCCCGGCCTGCGGGTGACCCTGTGGGACGCGGCCCCGCCCAGCGGTGACGGCTGGGTCTGCGCGGCCGGGCTGGCGGCCGGCGGCGACAGCCTGGAGTCCTTCCTCGCCCGGAACGACGCCCGGATCGTGCGGGACCACGGGCAGCGCGCCCGGCCGGACGTCGTCGCGAGCTTCGCCCTGCACCGCTACGCCTGGCCCGCCTGCCTGCTGATCACCCTCCCCTGGTTCCTGCACCGCCGGGTCCCGCGGCTGCCCGTGCAGGACGTCTCCTTCCAGCGCGAGCCGGGCCGGATGGCGGTGCGGATCAGCGCGTTCGCCTGCCTTCCGGACGATCCGGCGGCGGCGCTGCCCGGCGCCCGGGTGGTACCGGACGAGGAGGCGCTGCGCGCGGAGGTCAGGGCGGCGGTCGCCGCACACCTCGGGCCCGTCCTGGACGGTTTCCGCACCCGGACGCGGCGCGGGCCGCGAGCACTGTGGGGCATGGCGTCCGACGAGATCGCCGAGGGCCTGTGGCACGTCGGTCACCTGCTGGGCGAGGAACAGCGCGCGGTCGCCGCGCTGCAGCTCCTGCTGCCGGGCGCCACCGCCCCGTACGTGGGGAGCGCAGGCTTCCGCGAGCTGACCGGACCGTGCGGCGAGCCACTGCCCACCCGCGACCGCGCCAGCTGCTGCATGTACTACACACTGCGCCCCGCCGACACCTGCCTCACCTGCCCCCGCACTCGCGACGAGGAACGCGTCCGGCGCCTCACCGGGGCGGGCTGA
- a CDS encoding (2Fe-2S)-binding protein, with protein sequence MRVTFTVNGRRQEADDVWEGESLLYVLRERMGLPGSKNACEQGECGSCTVRLDGVPVCSCLVAAGQVEGREVVTVEGLADFARQRAEGGCADGTCGTGLDEAKGWQARPAAPQSGDSAPHEGLSPIQQAFIDAGAVQCGFCTPGLLVAADELLERNDSPSDADIREALSGNLCRCTGYEKILDAVRLAAARGENRTAGQGA encoded by the coding sequence GTGCGCGTGACATTCACCGTCAACGGCCGCCGGCAGGAGGCCGACGACGTCTGGGAAGGCGAGAGCCTGCTGTACGTCCTCCGTGAGCGGATGGGCCTCCCGGGCTCGAAGAACGCCTGTGAGCAGGGCGAATGCGGGTCCTGCACGGTCCGTCTCGACGGGGTGCCGGTGTGCTCCTGTCTGGTCGCGGCCGGCCAGGTCGAGGGCCGCGAGGTGGTGACCGTCGAGGGCCTGGCGGACTTCGCCCGGCAGCGCGCCGAGGGCGGCTGTGCCGACGGCACCTGCGGCACCGGCCTGGACGAGGCCAAGGGCTGGCAGGCCCGCCCGGCCGCCCCGCAGTCCGGTGACAGCGCCCCGCACGAGGGGCTCTCGCCGATCCAGCAGGCGTTCATCGACGCCGGCGCCGTCCAGTGCGGCTTCTGCACCCCGGGCCTGCTGGTCGCCGCCGACGAGCTGCTGGAGCGCAACGACTCCCCGTCGGACGCCGACATCCGCGAGGCCCTGTCGGGCAACCTGTGCCGCTGCACGGGCTACGAGAAGATCCTCGACGCGGTCCGGCTGGCGGCCGCCCGCGGCGAGAACCGGACCGCCGGACAGGGGGCCTGA
- a CDS encoding DUF2637 domain-containing protein, which yields MRMTDISLDWLVPGALVVVGVPVAVALVMRGRRAAARAGGEDSWERSEERRRRKETVFASASYLLLFCCAAVAAALSFHGLVGFGVQNLNLSGGWEYLVPFGLDGAAMFCSVLAVREASHGDAALGSRLLVWTFAGAAAWFNWVHAPRGLDHAGAPQFFAGMSLSAAVLFDRALKQTRRAALREQGLVPRPLPQIRIVRWLRAPRETFAAWSLMLLEGVRTLDEAVEEVREDRREKEAHRLRRREQGRLDRARLKAINRQHRSWGLGRGGGRQLVTTAAAAEVAGTDPAIAGDVEPPRTGDLPSRARPALKAVSGAEAEGAGAAAPRTVDLTAEDDTQTIPRLDSLEEKLAEIERQFG from the coding sequence ATGAGGATGACCGACATATCGCTGGATTGGCTGGTTCCCGGGGCCCTGGTGGTCGTCGGTGTGCCGGTGGCCGTGGCGCTGGTGATGCGCGGCAGGCGTGCGGCCGCGCGGGCCGGCGGGGAGGACTCCTGGGAGCGCAGCGAGGAGCGTCGTCGTCGTAAGGAGACGGTCTTCGCCTCGGCCTCCTATCTGTTGCTGTTCTGCTGTGCGGCGGTCGCCGCCGCGCTGTCGTTCCACGGTCTGGTCGGCTTCGGCGTGCAGAACCTCAACCTCTCCGGGGGCTGGGAGTACCTGGTGCCGTTCGGGCTCGACGGTGCGGCGATGTTCTGCTCCGTGCTCGCCGTGCGGGAGGCCAGCCACGGTGACGCGGCGCTGGGCTCGCGGCTGCTGGTGTGGACGTTCGCGGGTGCGGCGGCGTGGTTCAACTGGGTGCACGCGCCGCGCGGCCTGGACCACGCGGGAGCGCCGCAGTTCTTCGCCGGGATGTCGCTGTCGGCGGCGGTCCTCTTCGACCGGGCGCTCAAGCAGACCCGCCGGGCGGCGCTGCGCGAACAGGGACTGGTGCCCCGTCCGCTGCCGCAGATCCGGATCGTCCGCTGGCTGCGCGCGCCCCGCGAGACCTTCGCGGCCTGGTCGCTGATGCTGCTGGAGGGCGTACGGACGCTGGACGAGGCGGTCGAGGAGGTCCGTGAGGACCGGCGCGAGAAGGAGGCCCACCGGCTCCGCAGGCGCGAGCAGGGCAGGCTCGATCGTGCACGGCTCAAGGCCATCAACCGGCAGCACCGCAGCTGGGGCCTCGGGCGTGGTGGCGGCCGGCAGTTGGTGACGACGGCGGCGGCCGCGGAGGTGGCCGGGACCGACCCCGCCATAGCCGGTGACGTCGAGCCGCCGCGGACCGGGGACCTGCCGTCACGCGCCCGTCCGGCGCTCAAGGCCGTGTCCGGCGCTGAGGCCGAGGGTGCCGGTGCCGCGGCTCCGCGGACCGTGGATCTCACCGCCGAGGACGACACCCAGACGATCCCCCGTCTGGACTCCCTGGAGGAGAAACTCGCCGAGATCGAACGGCAATTCGGCTGA
- a CDS encoding glycoside hydrolase domain-containing protein: MADEQVLRAQKWVNSRYSSVAGYVRCPEDGRTGWGTMTSLVMALQHELGISPVMGSFGPTTYAKFAALGDIGFQWDKNRNLVSVLQYGLWCKGYWAVEPGSEGWFTGVTRDAVKKLRGNMGIGGEGVINAPIARAVLNMDAYVVVAGGTDGIRSIQQWLNGRYWTRDAYNIGPCDGVYSRDVQKSLMIALQYELGIAAPTGNFGPGTQEGLKAHTLAPGDSGVFVQLFSAACVFNAPTYLPSGDPVLTTWRSTYDSGDSSLAAWVKFFQKFNKLTESGKGDYATWAQLLVSMGDPDREAHGSDTRFEITPARAKWMYDKGYRFVGRYIYDPPGSTLDKEIKPGELETIFSNGLKVFPIYQDNARRLGDFSYSSGYQHGLNAHKHASAYGFNRGTTIYFAVDYDATGEEIRSAIVPYFHGVQAALASQGKKYTHGVYGSRNVCSTVSNATFARSSFVSGMSWGFSGNLGFPIPRNWAFNQIKEFKVTNGSDTFDLDRDVVSGIDPGASSVNDAGGPADVFINYVQQLYDLAGSYGAGGQKRSQLVMEYIRHREYGDKDLANKLGWWYLIGSYDTGFVDYCNSKGMSIKGSFTDPFTGYQLGSPHMMATANAHLLRDQPGDKKAANGGDVGGWAGDLMTFWADWRNSEQSYANPWQFAHDRLAVPGVASSFGFTDLIEDADGYHLARAVRGNKSIVDALKDHYNGGGGLRRFNNYFNQRWGNATDCKTSAHNALTSLDKTLSAAQIYLITCSGAAQPADYQNLPGGSEKLGKFEQGFVDALLARMGTERRSLSRYRANHEKYLKAARARSAR, from the coding sequence ATGGCAGACGAGCAAGTTCTCAGAGCTCAGAAGTGGGTCAACTCCCGCTACAGCAGCGTTGCGGGCTACGTGCGCTGCCCCGAGGACGGCCGGACCGGCTGGGGGACCATGACTTCCCTTGTCATGGCGCTCCAGCATGAACTCGGTATCAGCCCGGTCATGGGCTCGTTCGGCCCCACCACGTATGCGAAGTTCGCCGCCCTCGGTGACATCGGCTTCCAGTGGGACAAGAACCGCAACCTTGTCTCCGTCCTTCAGTACGGCCTGTGGTGCAAGGGGTACTGGGCCGTCGAGCCCGGAAGCGAGGGCTGGTTCACCGGTGTCACCCGTGACGCCGTCAAGAAGCTTCGCGGGAACATGGGCATCGGCGGCGAAGGCGTCATCAACGCCCCGATCGCCAGAGCTGTCCTGAACATGGACGCCTACGTCGTCGTGGCCGGTGGCACCGACGGGATCCGCTCGATTCAGCAGTGGCTCAACGGCCGCTACTGGACCCGTGACGCCTACAACATCGGTCCCTGCGACGGCGTCTACTCCCGGGATGTCCAGAAGTCACTGATGATCGCCCTCCAGTACGAGTTGGGCATCGCCGCTCCGACCGGCAACTTCGGTCCCGGCACCCAGGAAGGTTTGAAGGCCCACACCCTCGCCCCGGGCGACTCCGGGGTCTTCGTCCAACTCTTCTCGGCCGCATGCGTCTTCAACGCTCCGACCTACCTTCCGAGTGGGGACCCGGTCCTCACGACTTGGCGGTCCACCTATGACTCCGGCGATTCAAGCCTCGCCGCATGGGTCAAGTTCTTCCAGAAATTCAACAAGTTGACTGAAAGCGGGAAAGGTGACTACGCGACGTGGGCTCAGCTCTTGGTCTCCATGGGAGACCCCGATCGCGAAGCGCACGGATCGGACACACGATTCGAGATCACTCCCGCTCGCGCTAAATGGATGTATGACAAGGGCTATCGGTTCGTCGGGCGCTACATATACGACCCGCCCGGCTCAACCCTGGACAAAGAAATCAAGCCGGGCGAGCTGGAGACCATCTTCAGTAACGGCCTCAAGGTCTTCCCGATCTACCAGGACAACGCCCGAAGACTCGGAGATTTCTCATACAGCTCCGGTTACCAGCACGGGCTCAACGCACACAAACACGCCTCCGCCTACGGATTCAACCGGGGCACCACCATCTACTTCGCTGTGGATTACGACGCGACCGGAGAAGAGATCCGAAGCGCCATCGTTCCGTACTTCCATGGCGTGCAGGCCGCCCTCGCCAGCCAGGGCAAGAAATACACGCACGGGGTGTACGGATCCCGGAACGTTTGCAGCACCGTCAGCAACGCGACGTTCGCCCGCTCCTCTTTCGTATCCGGAATGTCCTGGGGGTTCTCAGGGAACCTCGGATTCCCCATCCCCAGAAACTGGGCTTTCAACCAGATCAAGGAATTCAAGGTCACCAACGGCTCCGACACGTTCGACCTGGACCGCGACGTAGTTTCCGGGATCGACCCCGGCGCCTCCTCGGTGAACGACGCAGGTGGACCGGCGGACGTTTTCATCAACTACGTCCAGCAACTGTACGACCTGGCCGGCTCGTACGGGGCCGGCGGACAAAAGCGCAGCCAACTCGTCATGGAGTACATCCGCCACCGCGAGTACGGCGACAAGGATCTGGCCAACAAGCTGGGCTGGTGGTACCTCATCGGCTCGTACGACACCGGATTCGTCGATTACTGCAATTCCAAGGGCATGAGCATCAAGGGTTCCTTCACCGACCCCTTCACCGGCTATCAACTCGGCTCCCCGCACATGATGGCCACGGCGAACGCACATCTCCTCAGGGATCAGCCGGGCGACAAGAAGGCCGCCAATGGCGGGGATGTCGGTGGCTGGGCCGGCGATCTGATGACGTTCTGGGCCGACTGGCGCAACTCCGAACAGAGTTATGCCAACCCGTGGCAGTTCGCCCACGACAGGCTCGCGGTCCCCGGCGTGGCATCGTCCTTCGGCTTCACCGACCTCATAGAAGACGCCGACGGGTACCACCTCGCCCGAGCCGTACGCGGCAACAAGAGCATCGTCGACGCCCTGAAGGACCACTACAACGGAGGCGGCGGCCTGCGACGCTTCAACAACTACTTCAACCAGAGGTGGGGCAACGCCACAGACTGCAAGACCTCCGCCCACAATGCCCTGACGTCGCTGGACAAGACCCTTTCAGCCGCGCAGATATACCTCATCACCTGTTCCGGAGCAGCTCAGCCGGCGGACTACCAAAACCTCCCCGGCGGAAGCGAAAAGCTCGGCAAGTTCGAGCAGGGGTTCGTCGACGCCCTGCTGGCCCGCATGGGCACGGAGCGACGCAGCCTGTCCCGGTACCGCGCAAACCATGAAAAGTACCTCAAGGCGGCCCGCGCCCGCTCCGCTCGATGA